Proteins encoded within one genomic window of Meriones unguiculatus strain TT.TT164.6M chromosome 20, Bangor_MerUng_6.1, whole genome shotgun sequence:
- the Tbxt gene encoding T-box transcription factor T isoform X1 has translation MSSPGTESAGKSLQYRVDHLLSAVESELQAGSEKGDPTERELRVGLEESELWLRFKELTNEMIVTKNGRRMFPVLKVNVSGLDPNAMYSFLLDFVAADNHRWKYVNGEWVPGGKPEPQAPSCVYIHPDSPNFGAHWMKAPVSFSKVKLTNKLNGGGQIMLNSLHKYEPRIHIVRVGGPQRMITSHCFPETQFIAVTAYQNEEITALKIKYNPFAKAFLDAKERNDHKDAMEEPGDCQQPGYSQSGGWLVPGAGTLCPPASSHPQFGGSLSLPSTHGCERYPALRNHRSSPYPSPYTHRNNSPTYADNSSACLSMLQSHDNWSSLGVPAHSSMLPMGHNTSPPTGSSQYPSLWSVSNGTITPGSQTAGVSNGLGAQFFRGSPAHYAPLTHTVSAATSSGSPMYEGAATVTDISDSQYDTAQSLLIASWTPVSPPSM, from the exons ATGAGCTCCCCGGGCACAGAGAGCGCAGGGAAGAGCCTGCAGTACCGGGTGGACCACCTGCTCAGCGCCGTGGAGAGCGAGCTGCAGGCGGGCAGCGAGAAGGGCGACCCCACGGAGCGCGAACTGCGAGTGGGCCTGGAGGAGAGCGAGCTGTGGCTGCGCTTCAAGGAGCTAACGAACGAGATGATTGTGACCAAGAACGGCAG GAGGATGTTCCCGGTGCTGAAGGTGAATGTATCCGGTTTGGACCCCAATGCCATGTACTCCTTCCTGCTGGACTTCGTGGCTGCTGACAACCACCGCTGGAAGTATGTGAATGGGGAGTGGGTACCTGGGGGCAAGCCAGAGCCTCAGGCGCCCAGCTGCGTGTACATCCACCCAGACTCGCCCAACTTCGGGGCCCACTGGATGAAGGCACCGGTGTCTTTCAGCAAAGTCAAACTCACTAACAAGCTCAATGGAGGAGGGCAG ATCATGTTGAACTCCTTGCATAAGTATGAGCCTCGGATTCACATCGTGAGAGTCGGGGGCCCGCAACGCATGATCACCAGCCACTGCTTTCCTGAGACCCAGTTCATAGCTGTGACTGCCTACCAGAACGAGGAG atcaCAGCCCTTAAAATTAAATACAATCCATTTGCTAAAGCCTTCCTTGATGCAAAAGAAAG AAATGACCACAAAGATGCAATGGAGGAGCCTGGGGACTGCCAGCAGCCGGGGTATTCCCAAT CAGGGGGGTGGCTAGTTCCTGGTGCTGGCACCCTCTGTCCACCTGCCAGCTCCCATCCTCAGTTtggaggctctctctctctcccctccacaCACGGCTGTGAGAGGTACCCGGCTCTGAGGAACCACCGCTCATCGCCCTACCCCAGCCCTTACACTCATCGGAACAACTCTCCAA CCTATGCCGACAACTCATCTGCATGCTTGTCCATGCTGCAATCCCACGACAACTGGTCTAGCCTCGGAGTGCCTGCCCACAGCAGCATGCTGCCCATGGGTCATAACACCAGCCCGCCGACTGGCTCCAG cCAATACCCCAGCCTATGGTCTGTGAGCAATGGCACCATCACCCCAGGCTCCCAGACAGCTGGGGTGTCCAACGGGCTAGGAGCCCAGTTCTTCCGAGGCTCCCCTGCACATTATGCGCCTCTGACGCACACCGTCTCGGCCGCCACGTCCTCTGGCTCCCCAATGTACGAAGGGGCTGCCACGGTCACAGACATTTCTGACAGCCAGTATGACACAGCCCAAAGCCTCCTCATAGCCTCGTGGACACCCGTGTCACCTCCGTCCATGTGA
- the Tbxt gene encoding T-box transcription factor T isoform X2, with translation MSSPGTESAGKSLQYRVDHLLSAVESELQAGSEKGDPTERELRVGLEESELWLRFKELTNEMIVTKNGRRMFPVLKVNVSGLDPNAMYSFLLDFVAADNHRWKYVNGEWVPGGKPEPQAPSCVYIHPDSPNFGAHWMKAPVSFSKVKLTNKLNGGGQIMLNSLHKYEPRIHIVRVGGPQRMITSHCFPETQFIAVTAYQNEEITALKIKYNPFAKAFLDAKERNDHKDAMEEPGDCQQPGYSQWGWLVPGAGTLCPPASSHPQFGGSLSLPSTHGCERYPALRNHRSSPYPSPYTHRNNSPTYADNSSACLSMLQSHDNWSSLGVPAHSSMLPMGHNTSPPTGSSQYPSLWSVSNGTITPGSQTAGVSNGLGAQFFRGSPAHYAPLTHTVSAATSSGSPMYEGAATVTDISDSQYDTAQSLLIASWTPVSPPSM, from the exons ATGAGCTCCCCGGGCACAGAGAGCGCAGGGAAGAGCCTGCAGTACCGGGTGGACCACCTGCTCAGCGCCGTGGAGAGCGAGCTGCAGGCGGGCAGCGAGAAGGGCGACCCCACGGAGCGCGAACTGCGAGTGGGCCTGGAGGAGAGCGAGCTGTGGCTGCGCTTCAAGGAGCTAACGAACGAGATGATTGTGACCAAGAACGGCAG GAGGATGTTCCCGGTGCTGAAGGTGAATGTATCCGGTTTGGACCCCAATGCCATGTACTCCTTCCTGCTGGACTTCGTGGCTGCTGACAACCACCGCTGGAAGTATGTGAATGGGGAGTGGGTACCTGGGGGCAAGCCAGAGCCTCAGGCGCCCAGCTGCGTGTACATCCACCCAGACTCGCCCAACTTCGGGGCCCACTGGATGAAGGCACCGGTGTCTTTCAGCAAAGTCAAACTCACTAACAAGCTCAATGGAGGAGGGCAG ATCATGTTGAACTCCTTGCATAAGTATGAGCCTCGGATTCACATCGTGAGAGTCGGGGGCCCGCAACGCATGATCACCAGCCACTGCTTTCCTGAGACCCAGTTCATAGCTGTGACTGCCTACCAGAACGAGGAG atcaCAGCCCTTAAAATTAAATACAATCCATTTGCTAAAGCCTTCCTTGATGCAAAAGAAAG AAATGACCACAAAGATGCAATGGAGGAGCCTGGGGACTGCCAGCAGCCGGGGTATTCCCAAT GGGGGTGGCTAGTTCCTGGTGCTGGCACCCTCTGTCCACCTGCCAGCTCCCATCCTCAGTTtggaggctctctctctctcccctccacaCACGGCTGTGAGAGGTACCCGGCTCTGAGGAACCACCGCTCATCGCCCTACCCCAGCCCTTACACTCATCGGAACAACTCTCCAA CCTATGCCGACAACTCATCTGCATGCTTGTCCATGCTGCAATCCCACGACAACTGGTCTAGCCTCGGAGTGCCTGCCCACAGCAGCATGCTGCCCATGGGTCATAACACCAGCCCGCCGACTGGCTCCAG cCAATACCCCAGCCTATGGTCTGTGAGCAATGGCACCATCACCCCAGGCTCCCAGACAGCTGGGGTGTCCAACGGGCTAGGAGCCCAGTTCTTCCGAGGCTCCCCTGCACATTATGCGCCTCTGACGCACACCGTCTCGGCCGCCACGTCCTCTGGCTCCCCAATGTACGAAGGGGCTGCCACGGTCACAGACATTTCTGACAGCCAGTATGACACAGCCCAAAGCCTCCTCATAGCCTCGTGGACACCCGTGTCACCTCCGTCCATGTGA